A DNA window from Arachis duranensis cultivar V14167 chromosome 3, aradu.V14167.gnm2.J7QH, whole genome shotgun sequence contains the following coding sequences:
- the LOC110278701 gene encoding uncharacterized protein LOC110278701: protein MYICLGGCKNGFKSGCRPLIGLDGAFLKTQIGGQILSAVAQDANHHIYVAAWAIVNIENKENWKWFLELLHEDLGDYKANGSCFISDMQKGLIVAVEEVMPQVHHRFCVWHLWQNFNKQWKDLELRRLLWDAARSTTFQDFIGNMDKIKRVNEEAWTYLNKWPRHSWTKSQFSHMPKLDNICNNAREVFNTRIKEARSKPIITLLEEVRMLVMRSIAKNKIKLNNHVGKLPPVIQSRLEKVRKESKNWVPIWTGDEAYEKFEVHGQPTNMVIDLGKRLCTCQFWMLTGIPCVHACAALARVNRRPDDFCHPLVTMESYRKTYEHYINPLPGQSMWEKSAYSQPQAPNIKRKPGKLTTKRRKNADEGTSVHKKAKHTVTLKRQLKPFTCKYCGVKGHTKRGCKQKRADELAAALAAAVATVAASKAKASASGSTPATEPSNIVTPGPPAADIPPLVSAPQAEEVELSQPSYGGTQDEAPPPTTTRPPKLPTKRRTPQQPVTTSVDPMQGVSAATSSRLERFMKFVPTPQFKAPRKKNP from the exons ATGTACATCTGCCTGGGTGGTTGCAAGAACGGGTTTAAATCCGGGTGTCGACCTTTAATCGGCCTCGATGGTGCATTTCTAAAGACGCAGATTGGTGGACAGATATTATCAGCTGTCGCACAAGATGCTAATCACCACATTTATGTGGCTGCTTGGGCTATAGTCAACATTGAAAACAAGGAAAACTGGAAATGGTTTTTGGAGTTACTCCATGAAGATTTAGGAGACTATAAGGCTAACGGGTCGTGCTTTATTTCTGATATGCAGAAG GGGTTGATAGTGGCTGTGGAGGAGGTCATGCCACAGGTCCACCATCGTTTCTGTGTTTGGCACCTGTggcaaaatttcaacaaacagTGGAAGGATCTTGAGCTGCGGAGACTCCTTTGGGATGCTGCAAGATCAACCACCTTCCAAGATTTTATTGGAAACATGGACAAGATCAAGAGAGTCAATGAGGAAGCATGGACATACCTTAACAAGTGGCCTAGGCATTCATGGACGAAGTCTCAATTTAGCCACATGCCAAAGCTGGATAATATATGCAACAATGCACGTGAGGTCTTCAACACAAGGATCAAAGAGGCTAGGAGCAAGCCAATAATCACACTGCTTGAAGAGGTAAGGATGCTCGTTATGAGGTCCATTGCaaagaacaaaataaagttGAACAACCACGTGGGAAAACTTCCTCCAGTTATTCAGAGCCGGTTGGAAAAGGTAAGGAAAGAGTCCAAGAATTGGGTTCCTATATGGACTGGGGATGAAGCCTATGAAAAGTTTGAGGTCCATGGACAACCAACAAACATGGTTATCGATCTAGGAAAAAGACTTTGCACCTGCCAGTTCTGGATGTTAACAG GCATTCCTTGTGTTCACGCCTGTGCTGCTCTTGCACGGGTGAACAGGAGACCAGATGATTTCTGTCACCCCTTGGTCACAATGGAGTCATACAGGAAGACTTATGAACATTACATCAATCCTCTTCCGGGCCAATCCATGTGGGAAAAATCAGCATATAGTCAGCCACAGGCTCCAAACATCAAACGGAAACCAGGAAAGCTCACaaccaaaagaagaaagaacgcTGATGAGGGTACTAGTGTGCACAAGAAAGCTAAGCATACTGTTACCCTAAAGAGACAGCTCAAGCCATTCACATGCAAGTATTGTGGTGTAAAGGGCCACACCAAGAGGGGTTGCAAACAGAAGAGAGCTGATGAGCTAGCTGCTGCTCTTGCAGCTGCAGTAGCTACTGTGGCAGCTTCCAAGGCCAAAGCAAGTGCTAGTGGGAGTACACCTGCAACTGAACCAAGCAACATTGTCACTCCGGGACCACCAGCAGCTGACATTCCACCACTAGTGTCTGCACCGCAAGCTGAAGAGGTTGAATTATCCCAACCAAGCTATGGTGGAACACAAGATGAG GcaccaccaccaacaacaacaaGGCCACCTAAATTACCAACCAAAAGGAGGACGCCACAACAACCAGTAACTACTTCTGTCGATCCCATGCAAGGAGTAAGTGCAGCCACATCTTCAAGGTTGGAAAGGTTCATGAAGTTTGTTCCAACACCACAGTTCAAGGCGCCAAGGAAGAAAAACCCTTGA
- the LOC107480047 gene encoding probable serine/threonine-protein kinase At1g54610 isoform X2 codes for MGCALPKPARSRPNPTAPPERQGNNQPSNVHGYIPTQQGWPPWLMEVVGDAIQDWTPRRANTFEKLSKIGQGTYSNVYKARDLVSGKIVALKKVRFDHLEGESVKFMAREILVLKKLDHPNVVKLEGLVTSRICSSIYLVFEYMDHDLAGLVAGHGLNFTQPQIKCYMKQLLCGLEHCHSRGVLHRDIKGSNLLIDNQGILKIADFGLAAFYDSKQTRPMTNRVVTLWYRPPELLLGATFYGVGIDLWSAGCIFAELLAGKPIMPARTELCGSPSEDYWKKYRLQNATLYKPHHQYKRCILQTFKDFPSSSLPLIDTLLAIDPDHRGTTSAALNSQFFNTEPYACEPSCLPMYPPCKELDVKLRVKEARRQKALSGKAVAVMLQQELERLSALWPFQRSKQI; via the exons ATGGGCTGCGCGCTCCCAAAGCCGGCGCGATCCCGACCAAATCCCACTGCGCCTCCAGAGAGGCAAGGGAACAACCAACCCAGCAATGTTCACGGCTACATTCCGACCCAACAGGGTTGGCCGCCGTGGTTGATGGAGGTTGTCGGCGACGCCATCCAAGACTGGACTCCTCGCCGCGCCAACACCTTCGAAAAGCTTTCTAAG ATTGGGCAAGGGACTTATAGCAATGTGTACAAAGCCAGAGACCTAGTGAGTGGAAAGATAGTGGCTTTGAAGAAGGTGAGATTTGATCACTTAGAAGGAGAGAGTGTGAAGTTCATGGCCAGAGAGATTCTTGTCCTGAAGAAGCTTGATCACCCGAATGTTGTGAAACTTGAAGGCTTGGTTACTTCAAGGATCTGTTCCAGTATCTACTTGGTGTTTGAGTACATGGACCATGATCTTGCTGGCCTTGTTGCTGGCCATGGTCTCAACTTCACTCAGCCTCAG ATTAAATGCTATATGAAGCAATTACTATGTGGGCTTGAGCATTGCCACAGCAGAGGTGTATTACACCGTGATATAAAGGGCTCCAATCTGCTTATTGACAATCAAGGAATCCTTAAAATTGCTGATTTTGGACTCGCCGCTTTCTATGATTCCAAACAAACCCGTCCCATGACCAACAGAGTCGTCACTCTTTGGTATCGTCCGCCGGAGCTTCTTCTTGGAGCTACCTTCTATGGTGTTGGTATCGACCTCTGGAGTGCCGGATGCATCTTCGCGGAGCTACTTGCCGGAAAGCCTATCATGCCTGCCCGAACAGAG TTATGCGGCTCTCCATCAGAGGATTACTGGAAGAAATATAGATTGCAAAATGCTACACTCTATAAGCCACACCACCAATATAAAAGATGCATCCTGCAAACTTTCAAGGATTTCCCGTCTTCTTCATTACCTCTAATTGATACTCTTCTTGCAATAGATCCCGATCATCGCGGCACTACCTCTGCAGCTCTAAATAGTCAA TTCTTTAACACCGAGCCCTATGCTTGTGAACCATCATGTTTACCAATGTATCCTCCATGCAAAGAACTCGATGTAAAGCTAAGAGTCAAAGAAGCAAGAAG GCAGAAAGCTTTAAGCGGAAAAGCTGTTGCAGTGATGCTGCAACAAGAGTTAGAGCGCTTGAGTGCGCTTTGGCCATTCCAGAGATCCAAACAAATTTAG
- the LOC107480047 gene encoding probable serine/threonine-protein kinase At1g54610 isoform X1 gives MGCALPKPARSRPNPTAPPERQGNNQPSNVHGYIPTQQGWPPWLMEVVGDAIQDWTPRRANTFEKLSKIGQGTYSNVYKARDLVSGKIVALKKVRFDHLEGESVKFMAREILVLKKLDHPNVVKLEGLVTSRICSSIYLVFEYMDHDLAGLVAGHGLNFTQPQIKCYMKQLLCGLEHCHSRGVLHRDIKGSNLLIDNQGILKIADFGLAAFYDSKQTRPMTNRVVTLWYRPPELLLGATFYGVGIDLWSAGCIFAELLAGKPIMPARTEVEQLHKIFKLCGSPSEDYWKKYRLQNATLYKPHHQYKRCILQTFKDFPSSSLPLIDTLLAIDPDHRGTTSAALNSQFFNTEPYACEPSCLPMYPPCKELDVKLRVKEARRQKALSGKAVAVMLQQELERLSALWPFQRSKQI, from the exons ATGGGCTGCGCGCTCCCAAAGCCGGCGCGATCCCGACCAAATCCCACTGCGCCTCCAGAGAGGCAAGGGAACAACCAACCCAGCAATGTTCACGGCTACATTCCGACCCAACAGGGTTGGCCGCCGTGGTTGATGGAGGTTGTCGGCGACGCCATCCAAGACTGGACTCCTCGCCGCGCCAACACCTTCGAAAAGCTTTCTAAG ATTGGGCAAGGGACTTATAGCAATGTGTACAAAGCCAGAGACCTAGTGAGTGGAAAGATAGTGGCTTTGAAGAAGGTGAGATTTGATCACTTAGAAGGAGAGAGTGTGAAGTTCATGGCCAGAGAGATTCTTGTCCTGAAGAAGCTTGATCACCCGAATGTTGTGAAACTTGAAGGCTTGGTTACTTCAAGGATCTGTTCCAGTATCTACTTGGTGTTTGAGTACATGGACCATGATCTTGCTGGCCTTGTTGCTGGCCATGGTCTCAACTTCACTCAGCCTCAG ATTAAATGCTATATGAAGCAATTACTATGTGGGCTTGAGCATTGCCACAGCAGAGGTGTATTACACCGTGATATAAAGGGCTCCAATCTGCTTATTGACAATCAAGGAATCCTTAAAATTGCTGATTTTGGACTCGCCGCTTTCTATGATTCCAAACAAACCCGTCCCATGACCAACAGAGTCGTCACTCTTTGGTATCGTCCGCCGGAGCTTCTTCTTGGAGCTACCTTCTATGGTGTTGGTATCGACCTCTGGAGTGCCGGATGCATCTTCGCGGAGCTACTTGCCGGAAAGCCTATCATGCCTGCCCGAACAGAG GTTGAGCAACTGCACAAAATATTCAAGTTATGCGGCTCTCCATCAGAGGATTACTGGAAGAAATATAGATTGCAAAATGCTACACTCTATAAGCCACACCACCAATATAAAAGATGCATCCTGCAAACTTTCAAGGATTTCCCGTCTTCTTCATTACCTCTAATTGATACTCTTCTTGCAATAGATCCCGATCATCGCGGCACTACCTCTGCAGCTCTAAATAGTCAA TTCTTTAACACCGAGCCCTATGCTTGTGAACCATCATGTTTACCAATGTATCCTCCATGCAAAGAACTCGATGTAAAGCTAAGAGTCAAAGAAGCAAGAAG GCAGAAAGCTTTAAGCGGAAAAGCTGTTGCAGTGATGCTGCAACAAGAGTTAGAGCGCTTGAGTGCGCTTTGGCCATTCCAGAGATCCAAACAAATTTAG